GTAGAGGGAGCAGTAAATGACTCTCGCTCTCTTACGTATATAAAAGGGCAGAGGGGAAGCTACTTTATTGGGGTTTGTAATTGATAATTGTAATTATAACTGTAGTAATATCACAAACCATCAAAGATGAGACTTTCTACTGTTTGCTCTGTTCTGGCCGCTTGTTCGACTGCCCTTGCTACTCCGCTGTTCAAGCGCGAAACGCTCAATGCTTCCAATAGCTCCAGTATTGCCTGGAACACTAGCAATCACTCCAACGCTACTGCTGGTCCTGATAGTGAGATTGGTACCAAGTTGAAGGTGTTTGTTACTGGTGGCGATGTTTCATTGTTGCCAAGCAACTCTTCTACTTTCGAAACTGAGGTTTTGTTCAACAGTTCTATGGCTTTGAATGTTACTCAGCTTTACGATGTTGCTTCTCAAGTTAATGAAACTTTGCAAGATGACACTTATCACGGTGTTGTGATTGTTTCTAACAGCCGTTCTGTTGAGTCTCTAGGTTTCTTCTCCACTGTTGTTTTCGAAACCAACAAGACTGTTGTTGTCTCTGAAGATGCTACCTCTGCTGTGCAAGTTGCAATGGACTACGAATCGCAATATCGCGGTGCTTTGACTGTTGCTAAGAAGGGTGGTGTTATTTACAGTGGTTTGTTTGCTCCAGTGGGTCCACGTTCCAACGGTATTCCCGTTGGTATCTTGAGCAATGACGAAGTCGTTTGGTTCTTCGAAGCAGCTTCTCCTTTGCTCGTTGCTCCAGACTCTGCTCTAAGAACTAACTACTCTTTCACCGAAACAAACATTACAACTTCTCCAGTGGTTCCTATCGTTTACGATGGTGACTACTCCCAGGACTTGGTCGACTCCTTGAGTGGGTCTATCGATGGTTTGGTTGTTGCTGTATCTGGTTATGCTACCAACTCCAGTTCTTCTACTTTGGCTAGCTCCGATGTTCCTATTGTTTATGCTGCAGCTTCAAGCGACCTCGCATATGTCTCTACAGAAGATGTGCCAGAAGGCGCAATTGCTGCCGGCTACTTATCTCCAGTCAAAGCTCAATTGCTTGTCTCTATCGCTGTGGCCAATCAAGTTACAGACCCAGAGAGCATTAGCAGTCTATTCCCATGATGAGTCCACGTTACGATACCCTCACGATACccttttctttctcattACGCAGATAATATAGTTCGTATTACTTTTTAGGACTTTGTAATTGACTTTCCTCGACTTATTGAGGCTTGTAACTGATTTACTGGACCTTTTCCCTCAATTGTTCCCTTCAATGTCGATAGGCACTGCAGTATCTCTATCTAACTTTGGTCTTATTGGTCTTTTACAGGActgaattttttttcagataAGGTACGATAAGAATTTTGATAAGAAACTAGATAAGAATGGAAAAAGTTTGGAAGATATAAAAGAGGCATGCAATTGACCATGGTAGTAGTTATCCTTCGCTTAAAGACCCAAGAATGTCTCTCGATATGACAGGTACACCTACGGGTGTTGGATCCGGCGGTAATTCGCTAAATACAGATATGAACACCCAATTTATAGCGGCTGATATGGTCTGGTTAGGTGTCTCTGCAGCAGGTGTGTGGATTATGGTCCCAGGTATTGGTTTGCTGTATAGTGGTATGTCGCGTAAGAAGCATGCTCTTTCGTTGTTATGGGCTTCTATGATGGCAGCCGCGGTTGtcatctttcaatggtTCTTCTGGGGTTATTCTCTGGCTTTCTCTCACGAAGTGAGAGGACATGGTTTCATTGGTACTTTGGCCAATTTCGGGTTCATGAAGGTCTTGGGAGCTCCATCCTCTGTGACTAGTGTTCCAGATATCTTGTTTGCTGTATTCCAAGGTATGTTCGCTGCAGTGACAGGTGCATTGATGCTTGGTGGTGCGTGTGAAAGAGCTAGATTGATGCCAATGATGTTGTTTTGTTTTTATGGGATGACAATTGTGTATTGTCCAATTGCTTGTTGGACTTGGAACTCTCAAGGTTGGCTAGCTCTGTTTGGTGCTCTCGATTACGCTGGTGGTGGACCAGTTCACATTGCTTCAGGTCATGGTGCTTTGATTTATGCGCTAATATTGGGTAAGAGAAGTGATCCAGTCGCTAAGAGCGGTATGCCTAAATACAAGCCTCACTCGGTGACTTCTGTTGTCCTCGGAACTGTTTTCCTGTGGTTTGGTTGGCAATTCTTTAACCCAGGTTCTGCTGGTAACGCTAGTATCAGGGCCTGGTACTCTGCTATGAACACCAATTTGGCTGCCTCGTGTGGTGGTCTAGCATGGATGTTCATCGATTATTTCAGATCCGGTGGTAAATGGACCACCGTGGGCCTTTGTTCAGGTATTATCGCTGGTTTGGTCGGTATCACTCCAGCAGCAGGTTTCGTTCCAGTCTGGTCCTCTGTGATTATCGGTGTCGTGGCTGCTGCAGGTTGTAACTTGGCTACAGACCTAAAGAACTTCCTACACATCGATGATGGTATGGACGTCTGGGCTCTTCACGGTGTAGGTGGTGCCATTGGTTCGGTTTTCACCGGTATCTTTGCCGCTGACTACGTTAACGCAACTGCGGGTGCTGAAGCTGTCGCTATCGATGGAGGTTGGTTAAACCACCACTGGAAACAGGTCGGATACCAATTGGCTGCTGTTTGTTCCACAATTGCTTGGGTCGTTACGGTCACTGCATGTTTGTTGCTAATCATGGACAGAATCCCATTCTTGAGATTGAGATTGAGACcggaagaagaggaactTGGTACTGACGAAGCACAGATCGGTGAGTTTACTTACATGGAAGAGACTCCCTACATTCCAGAACCTGTAAGATCAAGAGTGATGGCCACCATGCCACCACAAGAACACATTGATGACAAGATCAGTCAATCGACTGATGGAGCTGGTCCTTCCACTGGCAGCGAAGCTGCAGGTGAGAAAGTGACAGCATAAACTATAAACTCTGACTATATATAATACTTATACCAAATGTATACTAATAATGACTGATACTAATACTCACGAAAATTTGGAGACGAGGGCTGTCAGTAGCGACTGCTTCTGTTGGCAAAGTCTTAGGCAGACGGCCTGGTTTGCTGCTTCCTTCGGCTGCACTAAGCCTCTGCGTTGTAGATTGTAGCATGCCTTACGGGGGGCATCGCTTCATATAAGGAGATCTAGGGGTCCTTTAtggttgaaatttcaagtcACTTCAGTAGGATATAGCAGTATGAAGTTTAGTTATCTCTGGATACTGGCTAGCCTGGCCATTATCGTTAGGGCAAGTATGTTCACTGGAGAGTTCTTACATTGAAATGAGAGACTAACTCGTTGAATTAGGTCCTATCAAATCATATATCTTGACCGTCGACCAAGACGATGGTCTTATTTCATCCAGTATTCTGGATGATGTCAAATCACTCGTTTACAATATGGGTGGCAAGATTACCCACGAATACAGTTTAATTAAGGGTTTTACTATGGACGCTTCAGATGAAGTGTTACCTCTCATCAAGGCTAAGTTACTTGAAGTAGAGGACAGGTTTGGTTATAAAGTATACTTGGAACAGGATGCTCAAGTGCATACTTTCAAGAACCACGATGAGTCCCTGGAGAAAGGTGACCATTCATAATGATATTTTTCTATAACTTTTACATATGGTTTAAATGGTTTAGCGTTCGAGGTTGATATTATCACCGAATTTGGCATATAGAGAGCTCTTCAGTACTCTTACTTCTTCGTCTAGTTCACTATCTTGAGTTTCGAGTGAGTCTATTATGCTGTCAACACTCTCCATATCtttttccaattgttcGACCACTTCACTTTGCTTTAATTGCAGGAAAAGTGCACCCACCTTGTATGGCAccaaatcatcttcatcaatgagTTCAATCTCTAATGATACATCGTCCAGGTACTCTTTTTCCTGTCTTTGTTGTAACAACTCTTTCTCTAGGTTATCCTTACGCATTATCAGTTTAGAAAATTTGTTTATCTTTTGTTGGTCCTCATAGGTGACATTGGtattattcttcttgcccTGTGGTAGCAGTTCCATCGTTTATTGGTGTTTTTATGACTTCTAATTCGTTGTTCTTGTTTCTTAATCTTTTATTACTAGGCGAGTTGAAAAAAAGTGCTACTATTGTATTATACTACAAAGCTACATGTTGAAAAGCTCTACGAACCCTTTACCGATTCTATGGCATGCTtcagtcaattgatcttcatccttgGCGTATGCAACGGTTAGTCTTAGGAAATCGGCGGAATCGGAGGAGAAGTCCTGGTCGACAGCCATCTTGTGCCCTAGCACAACTTTCACTCCGTTCTTGATAATTATTTTGTTCAGCTGGCTCAtcaactctttcttgtctCCCGTTGGTGGTGTTGGCCAATTGACCTTGATATCGATAAACATTCCAGCAGATGGTTCCAGAACAGTGAAGAAGTTCTTTTTGTAGGCTTCCGTTTCATACaaagctttgaaagtaaCGTTTCTTCTATGAGTGTATGCTGATGCGAGCTTCATTACCCATTTGATCCAACCCAAAAACATTGCATCCATTTCATCAGCGGCTGTTTCTTTACTTCCGAGCGCCATGATGGTCGTGTAAACAATAGCTTGAGAAGCACCACTTGGAGCCCTTGTAGTAACTTCTGTGAAATTGAGTAACCtctcaatgatgaatttgtttGCAGCGATATAAGCTAGACGTAAACCAGGAGCAAACAGTTTGGAGAAGGTCTCGAGTCTGATCACACGGCCATCAGTATCGAGTGTCATAAACGACTTGACCAacattttttgcaaataaTCCTCGACTGTCAAACTGTGACTTTCATCCGTGTAAAGGTTCTTAAGAGGATGCACTGGATCATAAGGTGAGAATCTCAAATAGCCATAAGGatcatcttccaaaatAAGCAGATCGTGTTTTTGGGCCAATGCATAAATTTGACGTCTCTTTTCCATTGATAGGGTCATACCAGTTGGATTTTGACCCGTAGCTATGGTGTAAATCATTTTTGGTTTATTTAAGTGCGAATATTGTGGGATAGTGGTCCAATTTTCCAACAAATGTGTCAGATAAGCGATATCGATCCCTTGTTTAGCGGGATCTGTTGTCAATTCCATTTTAATGGGCACACAAGTAGCGCCTGTATTCTGTACGTTCGAGATAACGGGCGAGAAAGTAAACTCTTCCATCAGCACAGTGGTGGATTCGTCGCAAAAagtctcaaaaatcttAAACATCGAATCACTCGACCCATTAGAGAGTAAAACATCCCACTCGTCATACGCAGGCTTGTTCACTGTACCAATAACCTTTTTACaaaagtttatcaatggAAACATACCACGCGTTTCAGAGTACTGAAATGATCTAGCAATCGGCAGGCCTTCTGGATTGTCATACCTATCCATAGAAGCTACAAACgcttctttatcatcaaaaGGTTTGTCCACGAGGTGTAAATCGATTGCTTTGATCGGAAACAAGTTCTCATTTGGTAAACCCACCTCTAAACCAATTAAATCTGGTGGAGCCAAATCACCATCCCAAAAGCTAATAGGATTCCTGAATTTATCTCTTCTCGAGAGGAATTTCGAGTacctttctttcaattcttcaaagctcatcgatcaatGTTTGGTAGGGTTTACACGAAATAAACCTTTTAGTAGCGAACTGTTTTTAAACCAACGCGAGGAGAATAATCAAAAGGATAAAAATGGTCAGATCACTTCGCCCTTCACAAATGGTATCTAATCAATGCAAGGTACATTGCGATAAAGAATGACTCATTCCAACTCATTCCAACTCATTCCAACTCATCCAACTCATGCCAACTGCTTCTTAAGAAAAACGATAAGAACACGCCCATCCAGTGAAATAATGATGTACTAAACGATCAATTCTGCAGGTGTGGATCAGTAGCACTGATCTGCAAGAATGCTAGCACATCTAAGCTTGTCAGGCCAACGCTTACCAGCCTGGTGAAAAGTGCCCATTGGCTGTATCTGTCCGTATTCTCTGTCTTTCTCACCTCCACGTGCGGGCACGTTCTTAATACAAGAAACAGCTAATAGAGAAGCGAATCGTTGGTATAAAGCTAGAGGGACTGGCGTTGCCAGCCGGTCAAGATCCCCAGGACTTGACCAAGATGGCTACCGTTGGCACTGAGGACAGTAATCTACTTTTCCAGTTTAATTCGCCTGTGAACTCGCCCTCGATGTTCCTTCAGGATACAGCGAGCCAAAAAACAGGCTGAAGACTCTGCTTCAACGCTTGTTGCACCTACGTTTGAAGATCAGCACACGCTTTTTAGCGTTCCTACCCTGGTTAGACCTGTAGTACCGACTCCAAGATCTGTGCTGGGCGAGGCGAAGGCTTTCTCGCATTATAATAATTACTTGAATGATAAATTGGCGGCATCGACTATATTGAATGCTCCGTTGCAACCATACCAAAAACAGCcacagcagcaacaacaacagcagagATCGAATGCTACACGAGATGATCTGCAAATGCGTAAACGaaaattggaagaacttgTGGATAAGTTCTGGTTAAAGGATGGTGAAATCGATGAATCGAtctttgatgattcaagtgatgaagaaggactTTAAATAGATATTTACTGTGCAGGCATTGTTTAATTATCGCTTTTGTTCAATTATGGAGAGTCACCTCTCGCTCTTGTGTATTGACCTGTGGTCGATCGCTTAAATGTTGATGAGGTGGCTTCTCGGATCTATCACTCGCCGATGATTTTCACATGTAGAGAATAAGCTTCATTTCACCTTAGAGTGGAAGAGCTGCAGTTAGAAGTCTTGACGCATGTAAAGCCATGCACTCCGTAGAATAGATCGTCCTCTTTTGATTTGCATAACTTTATTAGGACATACTATTAATCGATAAACTGGATCATGTTGTTATCGAGTTTGCCTTTTGCTAGATGCGACTTTATCGATTAATCACGCAAGATTCTGAAAAAATCACGATTCTTCATACTCTGGCATTACTGGTTGTCTGATCGCGGCAAATAAATCGTGAAACCAAACGTCTGCAGTTGCAGTTGCAGTTGCAATTGTTGCCATTTAACCTTGGGAAGGATGCTCACTTCAGAATTGATGCAAACAAGTCGTGTCACTTTGAGCTAACGGTAGACATTTGATGACCTGTTCCGGTAAGAACGCTgagtttttcttctccCCAGAACTGGTGCTTTCGAGATTTCAAGTCTATGCATCTGGTTAATACAGATAGTATTGCGCGTATTTTATCTTCACTTCATAAGGATAATTCGAGTCGAGGTAATTCGACGCattttttgaacaattaGGAATTGTGTATtccgaagaagatgggCACTTTTACTCTTCACCTTGTGAGGATGCACTCCCAAATTGAAACCTTCCATATTATCGAATTAGTTGGTATTTACTTTCGAACCTTGTCATTGGCCAAACCTCCTCAAGTTGCTTAACTCAATTATACGTCTGCCCCAATCGAGCGGCCCGTGAGTAAGTAACTATCTCTCTCAGAACTTGGTATACATCTGGTCAGTTTCTTGGAATTTGGGCTGTCTTATAAGTAATCGTACCGATACAACCTACTCGATCCGCAATTCATATTATCTATATCGACCGTAGATTGCACCTTCAACGACGTTTTCCACGTATTACTTCACCTATCATCTTGCCATGTAATTTCTGGTTTAGTATCTCGCCCGGGGACTCTTTTGACTCCGCTCCAAAACTACAACCTAGGCAATAGCTGCATGCTCAGCCATAGAGCCCAAACTACCCTCACAAGACTCAATAGATAGCCCTCAGAGTAATAACTTGAACTATTGAACAGCTAATCAGTTGgttcatttttcatttttaaGACTTGACGCCGGGTGATGGGttaaatttttttttcacttcttgTGGCTTTAAACAGTTGATTTATATCTGGAAGCTTGGGGGAACAGAACTGGATCAAACCGTGTAACCGGGGTGAAAGAGCTCTGTCCAAAGTTTTGTTTTGTGTCGATGGCACAGGCTCAAGGTTCTCCAGCGGTAGCTGCCGCGAATAGCGCTCTGGCGGTGAATGCGCTTGGCAATCAGGGCATGAAAAGGATGGTGAACGGTGGAGGGGCCAATACTCCTGTGATAAGTAATGCGAATAGCAACAACAATACAAACGTTCCAATCACTTCGACGAATGGATTGGTGAACAATCAAATGAATGGGTTTGGTGGTAATAGTCAGAACTCCACGATGT
Above is a window of Torulaspora delbrueckii CBS 1146 chromosome 6, complete genome DNA encoding:
- the ARO9 gene encoding aromatic-amino-acid:2-oxoglutarate transaminase (similar to Saccharomyces cerevisiae ARO9 (YHR137W); ancestral locus Anc_2.102) → MSFEELKERYSKFLSRRDKFRNPISFWDGDLAPPDLIGLEVGLPNENLFPIKAIDLHLVDKPFDDKEAFVASMDRYDNPEGLPIARSFQYSETRGMFPLINFCKKVIGTVNKPAYDEWDVLLSNGSSDSMFKIFETFCDESTTVLMEEFTFSPVISNVQNTGATCVPIKMELTTDPAKQGIDIAYLTHLLENWTTIPQYSHLNKPKMIYTIATGQNPTGMTLSMEKRRQIYALAQKHDLLILEDDPYGYLRFSPYDPVHPLKNLYTDESHSLTVEDYLQKMLVKSFMTLDTDGRVIRLETFSKLFAPGLRLAYIAANKFIIERLLNFTEVTTRAPSGASQAIVYTTIMALGSKETAADEMDAMFLGWIKWVMKLASAYTHRRNVTFKALYETEAYKKNFFTVLEPSAGMFIDIKVNWPTPPTGDKKELMSQLNKIIIKNGVKVVLGHKMAVDQDFSSDSADFLRLTVAYAKDEDQLTEACHRIGKGFVELFNM
- the TDEL0F00880 gene encoding uncharacterized protein (similar to Saccharomyces cerevisiae YHR138C; ancestral locus Anc_2.100), which translates into the protein MKFSYLWILASLAIIVRASPIKSYILTVDQDDGLISSSILDDVKSLVYNMGGKITHEYSLIKGFTMDASDEVLPLIKAKLLEVEDRFGYKVYLEQDAQVHTFKNHDESLEKGDHS
- the YGP1 gene encoding Ygp1p (similar to Saccharomyces cerevisiae SPS100 (YHR139C) and YGP1 (YNL160W); ancestral locus Anc_2.98), which encodes MRLSTVCSVLAACSTALATPLFKRETLNASNSSSIAWNTSNHSNATAGPDSEIGTKLKVFVTGGDVSLLPSNSSTFETEVLFNSSMALNVTQLYDVASQVNETLQDDTYHGVVIVSNSRSVESLGFFSTVVFETNKTVVVSEDATSAVQVAMDYESQYRGALTVAKKGGVIYSGLFAPVGPRSNGIPVGILSNDEVVWFFEAASPLLVAPDSALRTNYSFTETNITTSPVVPIVYDGDYSQDLVDSLSGSIDGLVVAVSGYATNSSSSTLASSDVPIVYAAASSDLAYVSTEDVPEGAIAAGYLSPVKAQLLVSIAVANQVTDPESISSLFP
- the MEP2 gene encoding ammonium permease MEP2 (similar to Saccharomyces cerevisiae MEP2 (YNL142W); ancestral locus Anc_2.99) translates to MSLDMTGTPTGVGSGGNSLNTDMNTQFIAADMVWLGVSAAGVWIMVPGIGLLYSGMSRKKHALSLLWASMMAAAVVIFQWFFWGYSLAFSHEVRGHGFIGTLANFGFMKVLGAPSSVTSVPDILFAVFQGMFAAVTGALMLGGACERARLMPMMLFCFYGMTIVYCPIACWTWNSQGWLALFGALDYAGGGPVHIASGHGALIYALILGKRSDPVAKSGMPKYKPHSVTSVVLGTVFLWFGWQFFNPGSAGNASIRAWYSAMNTNLAASCGGLAWMFIDYFRSGGKWTTVGLCSGIIAGLVGITPAAGFVPVWSSVIIGVVAAAGCNLATDLKNFLHIDDGMDVWALHGVGGAIGSVFTGIFAADYVNATAGAEAVAIDGGWLNHHWKQVGYQLAAVCSTIAWVVTVTACLLLIMDRIPFLRLRLRPEEEELGTDEAQIGEFTYMEETPYIPEPVRSRVMATMPPQEHIDDKISQSTDGAGPSTGSEAAGEKVTA
- the GIM3 gene encoding tubulin-binding prefolding complex subunit GIM3 (similar to Saccharomyces cerevisiae GIM3 (YNL153C); ancestral locus Anc_2.101), coding for MELLPQGKKNNTNVTYEDQQKINKFSKLIMRKDNLEKELLQQRQEKEYLDDVSLEIELIDEDDLVPYKVGALFLQLKQSEVVEQLEKDMESVDSIIDSLETQDSELDEEVRVLKSSLYAKFGDNINLER